The Xiphias gladius isolate SHS-SW01 ecotype Sanya breed wild chromosome 7, ASM1685928v1, whole genome shotgun sequence genome window below encodes:
- the sept4b gene encoding septin 4b isoform X2 produces MQQIIIHQRCGSPTHYHDPTDQDKEYVGFATLPNQVHRKSVKKGFDFTLMVAGESGLGKSTLVNSLFLTDLYKDRKLLNAEERITQTVEITKHTVDIEEKGVKLKLTIVDTPGFGDAVNNTECWKSVADYIDQQFEQYFRDESGLNRKNIQDNRVHCCLYFISPFGHGLRPLDVEFMKALHEKVNIVPVLAKADTLTPSEVKKKKIKIREEIEQYGIKIYQFPDCDSDEDEEFKQQDLELKESIPFAVIGSNTVVEAKGKRVRGRLYPWGIVEVENSAHCDFVKLRNMLVRTHMQDLKDVTRETHYENYRAQCIQSMTRMVVKERNRNKLTRESGTDFPIPVVPGVTDSETEKLIREKDEELRRMQEMLQRIQDQMHTQKDAY; encoded by the exons ATGCAACAAATCATCATCCATCAGCGCTGTGGCAGCCCAACCCACTACCACGATCCAACA gACCAGGACAAGGAATATGTCGGTTTTGCAACATTGCCAAACCAGGTCCATCGCAAGTCAGTCAAGAAGGGATTTGACTTCACACTCATGGTGGCAG GGGAGTCTGGCCTGGGAAAGTCCACTTTGGTCAACAGTCTGTTTCTCACAGATCTTTACAAAGATAGGAAGCTGCTCAATGCTGAAG AGCGAATCACACAAACAGTAGAAATCACCAAACACACAGTGGATATAGAAGAGAAAGGTGTCAAACTGAAGCTCACCATTGTGGACACCCCTGGATTTGGGGATGCTGTAAACAACACTGAATG CTGGAAGTCAGTGGCTGACTACATCGACCAGCAGTTCGAGCAGTATTTCAGGGACGAGAGCGGCCTCAACCGCAAGAACATCCAGGACAACCGTGTACACTGCTGTCTCTATTTCATCTCACCCTTTGGTCATGG TCTTCGGCCTTTGGACGTGGAATTTATGAAAGCTCTGCATGAGAAGGTTAACATCGTCCCCGTTTTGGCCAAAGCTGACACACTCACCCCAAGTGAggtcaagaaaaagaaaatcaag ATCAGAGAGGAGATTGAACAGTATGGTATCAAGATATACCAGTTTCCTGACTGCGACTCTGATGAAGACGAGGAATTCAAGCAGCAGGACCTCGAGCTGAAG GAAAGCATTCCCTTTGCGGTAATTGGCAGCAACACAGTGGTGGAGGCCAAAGGGAAGAGGGTGCGGGGCCGTCTGTACCCCTGGGGCATCGTAGAAG TGGAGAACTCGGCACACTGCGATTTCGTGAAGCTGAGGAACATGCTCGTTCGCACGCACATGCAAGATCTCAAGGACGTGACCCGGGAGACCCATTACGAGAACTACAGAGCCCAGTGCATCCAGAGCATGACCCGCATGGTCGTGAAGGAACGTAACCGCAA TAAACTAACCAGGGAGAGCGGTACAGACTTCCCCATCCCCGTGGTGCCTGGAGTGACGGACAGCGAGACAGAAAAGCTCATCCgagagaaagatgaggag TTGCGGCGGATGCAGGAGATGCTGCAGAGGATCCAGGATCAAATGCACACTCAGAAAGACGCCTACTAA
- the sept4b gene encoding septin 4b isoform X1: protein MEHSSSNNRFRSAVFNHDDEDQDKEYVGFATLPNQVHRKSVKKGFDFTLMVAGESGLGKSTLVNSLFLTDLYKDRKLLNAEERITQTVEITKHTVDIEEKGVKLKLTIVDTPGFGDAVNNTECWKSVADYIDQQFEQYFRDESGLNRKNIQDNRVHCCLYFISPFGHGLRPLDVEFMKALHEKVNIVPVLAKADTLTPSEVKKKKIKIREEIEQYGIKIYQFPDCDSDEDEEFKQQDLELKESIPFAVIGSNTVVEAKGKRVRGRLYPWGIVEVENSAHCDFVKLRNMLVRTHMQDLKDVTRETHYENYRAQCIQSMTRMVVKERNRNKLTRESGTDFPIPVVPGVTDSETEKLIREKDEELRRMQEMLQRIQDQMHTQKDAY from the exons gACCAGGACAAGGAATATGTCGGTTTTGCAACATTGCCAAACCAGGTCCATCGCAAGTCAGTCAAGAAGGGATTTGACTTCACACTCATGGTGGCAG GGGAGTCTGGCCTGGGAAAGTCCACTTTGGTCAACAGTCTGTTTCTCACAGATCTTTACAAAGATAGGAAGCTGCTCAATGCTGAAG AGCGAATCACACAAACAGTAGAAATCACCAAACACACAGTGGATATAGAAGAGAAAGGTGTCAAACTGAAGCTCACCATTGTGGACACCCCTGGATTTGGGGATGCTGTAAACAACACTGAATG CTGGAAGTCAGTGGCTGACTACATCGACCAGCAGTTCGAGCAGTATTTCAGGGACGAGAGCGGCCTCAACCGCAAGAACATCCAGGACAACCGTGTACACTGCTGTCTCTATTTCATCTCACCCTTTGGTCATGG TCTTCGGCCTTTGGACGTGGAATTTATGAAAGCTCTGCATGAGAAGGTTAACATCGTCCCCGTTTTGGCCAAAGCTGACACACTCACCCCAAGTGAggtcaagaaaaagaaaatcaag ATCAGAGAGGAGATTGAACAGTATGGTATCAAGATATACCAGTTTCCTGACTGCGACTCTGATGAAGACGAGGAATTCAAGCAGCAGGACCTCGAGCTGAAG GAAAGCATTCCCTTTGCGGTAATTGGCAGCAACACAGTGGTGGAGGCCAAAGGGAAGAGGGTGCGGGGCCGTCTGTACCCCTGGGGCATCGTAGAAG TGGAGAACTCGGCACACTGCGATTTCGTGAAGCTGAGGAACATGCTCGTTCGCACGCACATGCAAGATCTCAAGGACGTGACCCGGGAGACCCATTACGAGAACTACAGAGCCCAGTGCATCCAGAGCATGACCCGCATGGTCGTGAAGGAACGTAACCGCAA TAAACTAACCAGGGAGAGCGGTACAGACTTCCCCATCCCCGTGGTGCCTGGAGTGACGGACAGCGAGACAGAAAAGCTCATCCgagagaaagatgaggag TTGCGGCGGATGCAGGAGATGCTGCAGAGGATCCAGGATCAAATGCACACTCAGAAAGACGCCTACTAA
- the sept4b gene encoding septin 4b isoform X3, producing MEDSDHEAHSSSDEQDSCPASPNHSRDHDAEQHSSLSDDSEVENIMQDPHYQGGHGHSHHHDHDHKHHHYHHGPEPHDADREAEGEDRPHTPSYLRPPVAGRAQSDSGSDPSLPQSRSVEFDLSSPISPSRPKSPWGRFDPYNNNEDQDKEYVGFATLPNQVHRKSVKKGFDFTLMVAGESGLGKSTLVNSLFLTDLYKDRKLLNAEERITQTVEITKHTVDIEEKGVKLKLTIVDTPGFGDAVNNTECWKSVADYIDQQFEQYFRDESGLNRKNIQDNRVHCCLYFISPFGHGLRPLDVEFMKALHEKVNIVPVLAKADTLTPSEVKKKKIKIREEIEQYGIKIYQFPDCDSDEDEEFKQQDLELKESIPFAVIGSNTVVEAKGKRVRGRLYPWGIVEVENSAHCDFVKLRNMLVRTHMQDLKDVTRETHYENYRAQCIQSMTRMVVKERNRNKLTRESGTDFPIPVVPGVTDSETEKLIREKDEELRRMQEMLQRIQDQMHTQKDAY from the exons ATGGAGGACAGTGACCATGAGGCTCACTCTTCATCAGACGAGCAGGACTCCTGCCCTGCCTCCCCTAATCACAGCAGGGACCATGATGCTGAGCAG CATTCAAGCCTTTCAGACGACTCAGAGGTGGAGAACATTATGCAAGACCCTCACTACCAAGGAGGGCATGGTCACAGCCACCACCATGACCACGACCACAAGCACCACCATTACCATCATGGCCCTGAGCCTCATGATGCAGACAGGGAAGCTGAGGGCGAAGACCGCCCCCATACCCCATCTTATTTGCGTCCCCCTGTGGCAGGTAGGGCGCAGTCGGATTCAGGTTCAGACCCCAGTTTGCCGCAGAGCAGAAGTGTGGAGTTTGACTTGTCGTCCCCCATCAGTCCCTCCAGGCCCAAGAGCCCGTGGGGTCGATTTGACCCTTACAACAACAACGAG gACCAGGACAAGGAATATGTCGGTTTTGCAACATTGCCAAACCAGGTCCATCGCAAGTCAGTCAAGAAGGGATTTGACTTCACACTCATGGTGGCAG GGGAGTCTGGCCTGGGAAAGTCCACTTTGGTCAACAGTCTGTTTCTCACAGATCTTTACAAAGATAGGAAGCTGCTCAATGCTGAAG AGCGAATCACACAAACAGTAGAAATCACCAAACACACAGTGGATATAGAAGAGAAAGGTGTCAAACTGAAGCTCACCATTGTGGACACCCCTGGATTTGGGGATGCTGTAAACAACACTGAATG CTGGAAGTCAGTGGCTGACTACATCGACCAGCAGTTCGAGCAGTATTTCAGGGACGAGAGCGGCCTCAACCGCAAGAACATCCAGGACAACCGTGTACACTGCTGTCTCTATTTCATCTCACCCTTTGGTCATGG TCTTCGGCCTTTGGACGTGGAATTTATGAAAGCTCTGCATGAGAAGGTTAACATCGTCCCCGTTTTGGCCAAAGCTGACACACTCACCCCAAGTGAggtcaagaaaaagaaaatcaag ATCAGAGAGGAGATTGAACAGTATGGTATCAAGATATACCAGTTTCCTGACTGCGACTCTGATGAAGACGAGGAATTCAAGCAGCAGGACCTCGAGCTGAAG GAAAGCATTCCCTTTGCGGTAATTGGCAGCAACACAGTGGTGGAGGCCAAAGGGAAGAGGGTGCGGGGCCGTCTGTACCCCTGGGGCATCGTAGAAG TGGAGAACTCGGCACACTGCGATTTCGTGAAGCTGAGGAACATGCTCGTTCGCACGCACATGCAAGATCTCAAGGACGTGACCCGGGAGACCCATTACGAGAACTACAGAGCCCAGTGCATCCAGAGCATGACCCGCATGGTCGTGAAGGAACGTAACCGCAA TAAACTAACCAGGGAGAGCGGTACAGACTTCCCCATCCCCGTGGTGCCTGGAGTGACGGACAGCGAGACAGAAAAGCTCATCCgagagaaagatgaggag TTGCGGCGGATGCAGGAGATGCTGCAGAGGATCCAGGATCAAATGCACACTCAGAAAGACGCCTACTAA